Proteins from a single region of Struthio camelus isolate bStrCam1 chromosome W, bStrCam1.hap1, whole genome shotgun sequence:
- the LOC104152001 gene encoding uncharacterized protein → MELFKLSFSCICLLPWLEVSEGQGFLIKNTRLEKCIHISHHEPDSIGLTDCKLHSQQQQWSWNPTTKTIVSLKTKQCLSAHKTHKYVLAKLEPCGAWERQAWACSKKGHLTLQSLGFHLSTKEGGHKVFVSREKDKYSKWKTLADETICAAARMAAARPGEPTQEAVDRLVWIYETKTIESSKTHAADREPSMGLINPPLTTEFNSTASPAKTKQAHLPTNEDPSHSYSKKHHGNRGKSSGTRLGGTNWKTAMLVLSPLAFILGLIILTLNVHYNKKKKILSALKSSPHSSRVDLREQPPPPRGPQPYTPPSRSPSLRHGEILIEWKDGTVTPLFDNANYQMD, encoded by the exons ATGGAGCTTTTCAAGCTGAGTTTCAGTTGCATTTGCCTCCTTCCTTGGCTTGAGG TATCAGAGGGGCAAGGCTTCCTCATAAAGAACACCCGGCTGGAAAAGTGCATTCACATCTCTCACCACGAGCCTGACAGCATCGGCCTGACTGACTGCAAGCTgcactcccagcagcagcagtggagctggAACCCCACCACCAAGACCATCGTCAGCCTTAAAACGAAGCAGTGCTTGTCGGCCCACAAGACGCACAAGTATGTGCTGGCCAAGTTGGAGCCCTGTGGGGCCTGGGAACGCCAAGCGTGGGCCTGCAGCAAGAAGGGACACTTGACTTTGCAAAGCCTGGGCTTCCACCTCAGCACCAAGGAAGGAGGCCATAAGGTCTTTGTCTCAAGGGAGAAGGACAAGTACAGTAAGTGGAAGACTTTAGCAGATGAAACCATCTGTGCTGCTGCCCGGATGGCAGCTGCGAGGCCTGGTGAACCAACACAAGAAGCTGTAGACAGACTGGTCTGGATATATGAAA CTAAAACCATTGAGTCCTCAAAGACCCATGCTGCGGACAGGGAACCTTCCATGGGCTTGATCAACCCACCTCTGACTACCGAATTTAACAGTACAGCTTCTCCAGCGAAGACTAAACAGGCACACCTCCCAACAAACGAGG ATCCATCCCACAGTTACTCTAAAAAGCACCATGGAAATCGAGGGAAAAGCTCTGGGACCAGGCTTGGAG GCACCAACTGGAAGACAGCCATGCTAGTCCTCAGCCCCTTGGCATTCATACTGGGATTAATAATACTGACACTGAATGTTCATTACAACAA gaagaagaaaatcctcTCCGCTTTGAAGAGCTCCCCACATAGCAGCAGAGTTGACTTACGGGAGCAGCCTCCACCACCAAGAGGCCCACAGCCATACACTCCCCCGTCTCGCTCCCCTTCCTTGAGGCATGGGGAGATCCTCATTGAGTGGAAAGACGGGACTGTCACTCCTCTTTTTGATAATGCCAATTATCAAATGGACTAG
- the LOC104152002 gene encoding bis(5'-nucleosyl)-tetraphosphatase [asymmetrical], protein MAVRACGLIIYRRLQSAPPSKVTDNIEYLLLQTSYGTHHWTPPKGHVDPGEDDLQTALRETQEEAGLQASQLTLIEGYKKELHYLVNGKPKTVVYWLAEMKDCNTEIKLSEEHQAFQWLKLEDACRFAEYEDMQAMLKESHFEEHHQHTMLSAVSRRSLKNDVGQEQ, encoded by the exons ATGGCTGTGAGAGCATGTGGCTTGATAATCTACAGGAGGCTGCAGTCAGCACCCCCTTCTAAGGTCACTGACAATATCGAATACCTCCTTCTTCAAACGTCCTATGGGACCCATCACTGGACCCCACCCAAAG GCCACGTTGATCCAGGAGAGGATGACCTTCAAACAGCCTTGCGGGAAACACAGGAAGAGGCAGGCCTCCAGGCCAGTCAGCTCACCCTCATAGAGGGGTATAAGAAGGAACTGCACTACCTTGTCAATGGCAAACCCAAGACCGTCGTTTACTGGCTGGCAGAAATGAAGGACTGTAACACAGAAATTAAGCTTTCAGAGGAGCACCAGGCTTTCCAGTGGCTGAAGCTGGAGGATGCCTGCAGATTTGCAGAATATGAGGATATGCAAGCAATGCTGAAAG AGTCACATTTTGAAGAGCACCATCAGCACACCATGTTGAGTGCAGTGAGTAGAAGAAGCCTGAAAAACGACGTTGGACAAGAACAGTGA